The proteins below come from a single Myxocyprinus asiaticus isolate MX2 ecotype Aquarium Trade chromosome 28, UBuf_Myxa_2, whole genome shotgun sequence genomic window:
- the kcnk15 gene encoding potassium channel subfamily K member 15, translated as MKKQNVRTLSLIICMFSYLLVGAAVFDALESETESARKRILEQKRSDMKRKYRFTEDDYWEIERVVLQAEPHRAGRQWKFAGSFYFAITVITTIGYGHAAPGTDAGKVFCMFYAVLGIPLTLVMFQSLGERMNTFMRYLLSHIKKCIGLHRTEVSMENMVLVGFLSCLGTLCVGAAAFSHFEGWTFFHAYYYCFITLTTIGFGDFVALQKKEDLQEKTPYVVFSFMYILVGLTVIGAFLNLVVLRFLTMNSEDEKRDAQERASLKRGRNLTAMNARRDNHSHSNLFLPMEEGTSRTNLILSPAEERGLYSPLPLPLLKNQQRQKSQLGMLCSCVCYRLGLCDSPVPSLHKCPDSHINYVYYNSVSYRIRGGSSTRDNTVLSSPGSSLSPGLSFRELPRLRRKSV; from the exons ATGAAGAAGCAGAACGTGCGAACGCTCTCTCTCATTATTTGCATGTTCTCGTACTTGCTTGTGGGCGCCGCGGTCTTTGACGCGCTGGAGTCCGAGACCGAGAGCGCACGAAAACGCATCTTAGAGCAGAAACGCAGCGACATGAAGAGGAAGTATCGCTTTACTGAAGATGACTATTGGGAGATCGAGCGAGTAGTGCTGCAGGCAGAGCCGCATCGCGCTGGAAGACAGTGGAAATTCGCTGGATCGTTTTACTTTGCCATTACTGTAATCACTACGATTG GTTATGGTCACGCAGCACCTGGCACAGATGCTGGAAAGGTCTTTTGCATGTTCTACGCTGTTCTGGGCATCCCTCTAACACTGGTGATGTTTCAGAGTCTAGGTGAGAGAATGAATACATTCATGCGCTACCTTCTCAGCCACATAAAGAAATGTATAGGCCTTCATCGTACAGAGGTTTCCATGGAGAACATGGTGTTGGTGGGATTCTTGTCCTGCCTGGGGACTCTGTGTGTGGGGGCCGCTGCCTTCTCCCACTTTGAGGGCTGGACATTTTTCCATGCGTACTACTACTGTTTCATAACTCTCACCACCATTGGCTTCGGGGACTTTGTGGCTCTACAGAAGAAGGAGGACCTCCAAGAAAAGACACCTTATGTGGTTTTCAGTTTCATGTACATCCTCGTGGGCTTGACGGTGATCGGAGCATTCCTCAACCTGGTGGTGTTGAGGTTCCTCACTATGAACAGCGAGGATGAGAAACGGGACGCGCAGGAACGGGCCTCTTTAAAGAGGGGTCGCAACCTCACTGCCATGAATGCCAGGCGAGATAATCACAGCCACAGCAACTTGTTCTTGCCCATGGAAGAGGGCACAAGTCGCACCAACCTCATCTTGTCGCCAGCAGAAGAACGTGGTCTGTACTCACCTCTGCCCCTGCCGTTACTTAAGAATCAACAGCGACAAAAGTCCCAGCTGGGCATGCTGTGCTCCTGCGTTTGCTACCGTTTGGGCCTCTGTGACAGCCCTGTTCCATCACTCCACAAGTGCCCTGACTCACATATTAACTATGTGTACTACAACTCTGTGTCCTACAGAATCAGAGGTGGTTCTTCAACCAGGGACAATACGGTCCTGTCCTCTCCaggcagctctctctctcctgggcTCAGCTTTAGAGAGCTGCCGCGCTTACGGAGGAAATCAGTGTAG